A genome region from Arachis duranensis cultivar V14167 chromosome 6, aradu.V14167.gnm2.J7QH, whole genome shotgun sequence includes the following:
- the LOC107492015 gene encoding uncharacterized protein LOC107492015: MMRCFLPTCFGSCKRSKRSNPTATQSLHSKIELQYELLNQSAEAAHAATPTKDEEERLGRRGEKKDERQGEGEGEQEFSESLFSLSIGSAKQISAAQNADTTEVNSPMQQQQQLLLGVRDEDSEALGSSTPTVREKVQGNSSKPAGFFSSDKEADIEKPAEQQNCIAREEGGDVNGIQEESSESLFSLSTDYRKPISSAEIAETEVNSLRQDKKEETQERVYDVSSVLNPIENVDTQGRVAKSTLLKSLKNNDKENINNSAVEDIAISLSPEPNMKLSKRKARQKANDNKLEIGVDTSLSSWLVEPEGTPVSVNKSSVGEQTPKGGRGSSWSNEDRPILGALTVEDIRMHSLSRSSRRTRSKSPDETPIIGTVGSYWTHTGQDMESSLNNSGRKDAKLKSSSSTCKTRLERAFEESVCEV; encoded by the exons ATGATGAGGTGCTTTCTACCTACTTGTTTTGGTTCTTGCAAACGCTCTAAACGCTCCAATCCAACTGCTACACAGTCCCTTCATTCCAA AATCGAATTGCAATATGAATTATTGAATCAAAGTGCTGAAGCAGCTCATGCGGCAACACCTACCAAGGATGAAGAAGAGAGACTTGGAAGAAGAGGTGAGAAGAAAGATGAACGccaaggagaaggagaaggagaacaAGAGTTTTCGGAGTCGTTGTTTTCTCTCTCCATTGGCTCCGCTAAACAGATTTCTGCTGCTCAAAATGCTGACACTACTGAAGTTAACAGTCCAAtgcagcagcagcaacaactTCTTCTTGGAGTTAGAGACGAGGATTCTGAAGCATTAGGATCAAGCACACCAACTGTTCGGGAAAAGGTTCAAGGGAACTCGTCCAAGCCGGCTGGATTCTTTTCATCCGACAAGGAAGCAGACATAGAAAAACCTGCTGAGCAACAAAATTGCATTGCCAGAGAAGAAGGTGGTGATGTCAATGGAATTCAAGAAGAGTCTTCAGAGTCGTTGTTTTCGCTGTCGACTGATTATAGGAAACCAATTTCATCGGCTGAAATAGCGGAGACCGAAGTTAATAGCCTGAGGCAGGACAAGAAAGAAGAAACTCAAGAAAGAGTTTATGATGTTTCCTCTGTGTTGAATCCAATTGAGAATGTTGATACACAAGGGAGGGTGGCCAAATCCACATTGCTTAAGTCACTGAAGAACAATGATAAAGAAAACATCAACAATTCAGCAGTGGAGGACATAGCAATATCCCTCAGTCCAGAGCCAAATATGAAGCTCTCAAAACGCAAGGCAAGGCAGAAGGCGAATGATAACAAGCTAGAGATTGGCGTTGACACCAGCCTATCCAGCTGGTTGGTTGAACCCGAAGGCACGCCTGTTTCGGTGAACAAAAGTTCAGTGGGAGAACAGACACCAAAGGGAGGTAGAGGATCCTCATGGAGTAATGAGGATAGACCAATTCTAGGAGCATTGACAGTTGAAGACATCAGGATGCATTCCCTATCAAGATCTTCAAGAAGGACTAGAAGCAAGAGCCCCGACGAGACCCCCATCATAGGTACTGTTGGCAGCTACTGGACTCATACTGGTCAGGACATGGAGTCAAGCTTGAACAACAGTGGAAGAAAG GATGCAAAACTGAAATCAAGTTCTTCAACATGTAAGACAAGACTAGAAAGAGCGTTCGAAGAAAGTGTTTGTGAAGTTTGA
- the LOC107492016 gene encoding peroxisome biogenesis protein 12, which yields MLFQVGGQGSRPTFFEMAAAQQLPASLRAALTYSLGVFALRRPFLHRLLDYEHESFALLMLILETHSLRTTDASFAESLYGLRRRPVNVALKIDASTVSPNSDDAAPNSGLQRRQKVLSVVFLVVLPYLKSKLHSIYNKEREARLQATLWGDDQNEGFDATLGFEESRRTLDSDANASIRERVRKRVQKIVGFCYPWLHATTEGLQFAYQLLYLLDATGYYSFALHAVGIQVCRATGQEMMDTSSRISKIRSRERERLRGPQWLKTLQGALLSCMYTVLDYAQTGLIAAVFFFKMMEWWYQSAEERMSAPTVYPPPPPPPPPKVAKEGIPLPSDRTICPLCSQKRANPSVVTISGFVFCYACIFKYITQYKRCPVTLMPATVEQIRRLFHDV from the exons ATGCTGTTTCAGGTGGGGGGCCAAGGCAGCCGCCCCACGTTCTTCGAGATGGCGGCGGCCCAGCAGCTCCCCGCCAGCCTACGCGCCGCCCTCACTTACTCTTTGGGAGTCTTTGCCCTCCGCCGCCCCTTCCTCCACCGCCTCCTCGACTACGAACATGAATCCTTCGCCCTCCTCATGCTCATCCTCGAAACTCACAGCTTGCGAACCACAGATGCTTCCTTTGCTGAATCTCTCTACGGTCTCCGAAGAAGACCCGTCAATGTTGCCCTCAAGATTGATGCTTCCACCGTTTCCCCCAATTCCGATGACGCTGCTCCCAATTCAGGTTTACAAAGGCGCCAGAAAGTTCTCTCTGTTGTTTTTCTG GTTGTGTTGCCCTATTTGAAGTCTAAGTTGCATTCAATCTACAACAAAGAAAGGGAAGCTAGGCTGCAGGCTACCCTCTGGGGTGATGATCAAAACGAAGGCTTTGATGCCACCCTCGGCTTCGAAGAGTCGAGGAGAACATTGGATTCTGATGCCAATGCATCTATTAGGGAGCGCGTCAGGAAGAGAGTTCAAAAGATTGTGGGGTTTTGCTACCCTTGGCTACATGCTACTACAGAGG GTTTGCAATTTGCTTACCAGCTATTATACCTTTTGGATGCCACTGGATACTACTCATTTGCATTGCATGCAGTTGGGATACAAGTGTGCCGAGCTACAGGGCAAGAGATG ATGGATACCTCTTCAAGAATTTCAAAGATACGTAGCCGAGAACGTGAGAGACTTCGTGGTCCTCAATGGTTGAAG ACCTTGCAAGGAGCACTGCTCAGCTGTATGTACACTGTACTGGATTATGCGCAAACTGGTTTGATTGCAGCTGTGTTCTTCTTTAAA ATGATGGAATGGTGGTATCAGTCAGCCGAGGAGCGAATGTCAGCCCCGACAGTATATCCTCCaccccctcctcctcctcctccaaaG GTAGCGAAAGAGGGAATCCCGCTGCCATCTGACAGAACAATTTGCCCCTTGTGCTCACAGAAGCGTGCAAATCCATCTGTAGTTACAATTTCGGGCTTTGTCTTTTGCTATGCTTGCATATTTAAGTATATTACACAG TATAAGCGTTGCCCAGTTACGCTGATGCCTGCAACAGTTGAGCAGATAAGGAGACTATTTCATGATGTCTAG
- the LOC107492017 gene encoding protein PHR1-LIKE 1: MSSCSPVLPTPLDNKYMKPPDSFQLSPIREMTVNPSPLQSTSSNSNTRSTGHTFSSPDVVSFSSASQHERQHQPSSFVSQTLGEDSVSSELHSATFISQPQESDEISWGPDPFQGMLGFPENVSVQHDQVENGACYTNDDNVKQSDFGEWVDKLMSIDDSYDPNWSQLLGDDNESEPKPKPIQQQNVPSKEVKGLPSSPSTASQTKPRMRWTPELHEAFVEAVNQLGGSEKATPKGVLNLMKVKGLTIYHVKSHLQKYRTARYKPETPEGTSEKKLSSIEEMKSLDLKTSKGITEALRLQMELQKRLHEQLEIQRKLQIQIENQGKRLQMMFEQQREMGDSKFKDSSSSSLDEPSNSEAPKEENEKLGSESCITKAGPGESSRDESTKQEMADEAQISVPPPTKRVKT; the protein is encoded by the exons ATGTCTTCATGTTCTCCTGTTCTTCCAACACCACTGGATAACAAGTACATGAAACCCCCAGATTCGTTTCAGCTTTCGCCTATAAGAGAAATGACTGTGAATCCATCCCCCTTACAATCTACATCGTCGAATTCCAACACCAGAAGTACCGGACACACATTTTCGTCCCCTGATGTTGTCTCTTTTTCTTCAGCTTCGCAGCATGAAAGGCAGCATCAACCTTCTTCCTTTGTTTCACAGACATTAGGTGAAGACAGTGTGTCTTCTGAGCTACATTCAGCAACATTCATTTCGCAGCCTCAAGAAAGCGACGAGATTTCCTGGGGACCGGATCCGTTCCAGGGTATGCTTGGTTTCCCTGAAAATGTTTCTGTCCAGCATGATCAGGTGGAAAATGGTGCTTGTTATACAAACGATGACAATGTCAAACAATCTGATTTTGGGGAGTGGGTTGATAAGTTAATGTCAATTGATGATTCTTATGACCCAAATTGGAGTCAGCTCCTTGGTGATGATAATGAATCAGAACCAAAACCAAAG CCCATCCAGCAGCAGAATGTACCATCTAAAGAAGTTAAAGGTCTTCCTAGTTCTCCATCAACTGCATCACAAACGAAGCCTCGAATGCGTTGGACACCGGAACTTCACGAGGCCTTTGTGGAAGCGGTGAATCAGCTTGGTGGCAGCGAGA AGGCTACTCCCAAGGGGGTCTTGAACCTCATGAAAGTTAAGGGCCTTACGATCTACCATGTCAAAAGCCACCTACAG AAGTATAGAACGGCCAGGTACAAACCTGAGACCCCAGAAG GAACTTCTGAGAAAAAGCTAAGTTCAATTGAAGAAATGAAATCTCTAGACTTGAAAAC GAGTAAGGGGATTACCGAGGCATTGCGCTTGCAAATGGAACTCCAGAAGCGGCTTCACGAGCAACTCGAG ATCCAAAGGAAGTTGCAGATTCAAATAGAAAACCAAGGGAAGCGCCTCCAGATGATGTTCGAGCAGCAGAGAGAGATGGGAGATAGCAAGTTTAAGgactcctcctcttcctccttggACGAGCCTTCCAATTCAGAAGCTCCAAAAGAGGAAAATGAGAAATTAGGAAGTGAAAGTTGCATAACGAAAGCCGGGCCAGGAGAAAGCTCTCGGGACGAAAGCACGAAGCAGGAAATGGCAGATGAAGCTCAAATTAGTGTCCCACCACCCACAAAACGGGTCAAGACTTAA